AGCCAGTGCGGCTGGAGGAAAGCGGGTTCGCGTGGCTTGCGGTGGGGGGTGGAGACATCCTCGCCAACAAGAAACGGATGGAGACATTCCTGCGGGGCGCCTATGGCCCCCAAGGGACCACGGCCAAACTCCAGGCGGATTTCTCCAAGGTTATAAAAGGCGCGGCGGCGCCAGGCTGGACACGCCTTGAAGGGGAAAAACTTTCGTTCCGCACCGCCCTGGGCGGGGATGAATGGTTCGTGTCTGTGGCGCAAACTGAAATCCGCGACCAGAAATGGACCGTGGCGGTGGCGGCCCCGTCTTCCGAGGCGGCGCGCCTGTTAAACCAGAGCTTCTGGCAATCCGTGCTTCTGCTGGCGCTGGTGGCCCTTATCCTTTTTCTTGGCGGATCACTGATAACCCAGGCGGAGCGGCGGCTTATTCGCGCCGAGGAGCGGGCCTTGCACGCGGCGGAACTGGAGCGTAAAAACATCGCCCTTGAAGAGCTTAACAGGAGGATGGACGAGTTTGTGGCCGTGGTCTCCCACGACATCCGGTCGCCCCTGAACGTCATCCGGGGGTTCATAAAGCTCATCCGCTCGGCGCCGGAAGGGTCGGCTTTCGAAAGGGAGACATCTACAATGTTGCGCTCCAGCAACCGCTTGCTCCAACTGGTTAACGACATACTGGACGTGTCCAAGCTGGAACAGGGGGCGGCCCGGCTGGCGTATGACCCTATAACGCTGGACAATATCATAGAGGAAAGCGTGAAGACCATGGAGTTCGCCGCGCTGGAGAAGGAGCAGGACATCCGCATGGACCTGGGGGAGAAAACCGCCATGGACGCGGACGAGGCCAAGCTTTTACAGGTGATGAACAACCTCATCGGCAACGCCATAAAGTTCACGCCTCGCGGAGGGAATATCACCGTCACCAAACGGACCGAAAACGGCGCCGCCATAATCATGGTGTCCGACACAGGCCCTGGCATCCCGCCAGAGGAACAGAGCGCGGTTTTCGAGAAGTTCGAACAGCTGAAGATGAGCCAACAGGGTGTGGAGCCGGGCTCCGGGCTGGGACTGGCCATCTGCAAGGGTTATGTTGAACTTCACAGGGGAAACATACGGGTTAC
This DNA window, taken from Nitrospinota bacterium, encodes the following:
- a CDS encoding sensor histidine kinase; this translates as MAEKPGLAMERNEKLYIAFVWLGALLLLCFVIWMGYSLNSSVKAENERSFVRNMGYLAESSAKSIQIHFENITSELVLLTQLDVIKRNDLQWADIVFQQEIKKYHERISHMILLNGLGQVSLMITKDPAPATLMPHVKEFFDKTMPGKGKQPVLVNISENLIVTPTFRGLGVGTPIFQKVEAQAPGRARPSSIFATGMIMALLGADDLVGELLEPVRLEESGFAWLAVGGGDILANKKRMETFLRGAYGPQGTTAKLQADFSKVIKGAAAPGWTRLEGEKLSFRTALGGDEWFVSVAQTEIRDQKWTVAVAAPSSEAARLLNQSFWQSVLLLALVALILFLGGSLITQAERRLIRAEERALHAAELERKNIALEELNRRMDEFVAVVSHDIRSPLNVIRGFIKLIRSAPEGSAFERETSTMLRSSNRLLQLVNDILDVSKLEQGAARLAYDPITLDNIIEESVKTMEFAALEKEQDIRMDLGEKTAMDADEAKLLQVMNNLIGNAIKFTPRGGNITVTKRTENGAAIIMVSDTGPGIPPEEQSAVFEKFEQLKMSQQGVEPGSGLGLAICKGYVELHRGNIRVTSNAGQGSTFHVSLPLKRPGREEKNAPGSTSASGVS